The genomic interval TTGACCCGCTTGTACACCAGTTGTCCATTTAGTATGAAATTCTGGCCACGCAAATGTTTCAATGTTGATTTGTACCTTAGGGTGTTTCTTCATAAATTCATCAGCTTTTTTCTGTATATATTCTTTCCTTGGACCTTGTGTAAATGAATGCCAAAAAGTAATTTCTCCTTCAAGCTCATTCGATGCTTTTTCAGTTGTCTGTGCTTCATGTGTTTGGCTACAAGATGCTAAAACAAGTATAGAGGCTAGTAACAAATAAATAATTTTAGTTTTCATTGACTCCCTCCTGTTAAGTAAGCGCTTACATAAGAGTATAAAGAAGAGAATCTAGAAAAAACAGCATACAAAGCAACGAAAACTAGCATAATTCAATGATTAGCTAGTTTCTATAATTCCTATATGCTCTTGGTGAAAGACCGTATACTTGTTTAAATTGTCTCGTAAAATAATTTGCATCTTCATAACCAAGTTGAAGTGCAATTTCATTTATTTTTAAATTTGACTTCAATAACAATTCTGCTGCTATATTCATTTTGTACTCATAAATATAAGTTTGTGGCGTTTTACCTGTGAAATTTTTAAATAGGAGCCTAAATTGTGACTCACTCAAATCAACCATCTTAGCCATAGCTGAAATCTTATAAGGTGTACTTAAATTGTTTTTCATATATTCTATTGCTTGAATAATTCTTTGATCTTTATTATTAATTTGTTGCGCGCTTTCATATAAATAGGGAATTGCTTCTTCACTTTTTATATACGATTTTAACGTACCAATTAAATAGTACAGTTCACCAAGTAGCTTATATTTCTGTCCAACATCATTTTGAGAAAATAAAATATTCATTTTCAAGAATAAATCTCGACACTCTCTAATAGTAAGTGCTTCCTTAAAACGAATATGTGTCGGAAGATCTACCATTAACAATGTTTGGAACGTTCCATACTTATGTATATCAGCTCGAAACCTTATACTTACAAACTCAATGCCTGATGCATTCGCTTTACTTATTAACTTCGCGTTTTGTGGTATACATAAAATATCACCCGACTGTACATAATAACGTTCACCATTAATCACAAATTCACCTGAACCTTTAATAATATAACGAATAAGTGAAAATAAGACGCGTTCATCATAGTCACTCCATCCTTGTAGAAACTTATACCGATTGATATATAGAAACTGAAGTGTATACAAATTCTCCATGTTTCTCCCCTCCATCAAAATACATTACAACTATCCATCTTGTCCTCTTTAGTTCACTATAGCATCTTTTTTACACATCATTGTAGCACGTTAATTCCGTTAGAACTCAACTTGAGTAAAATTTAATAACATAATTAATGTGATAACTTTAAAAATAGCATATTAAAAACCCCATACACCTCAATAGATGTACGGGGTTTGATAAATTAGCTTACGCTTCGTCATTTATAAATCATTAACAATATTTCATTAATAATTAAAAGTTAGTTATTAGATAACATTTCTGAGTTTCTAGTCTCATTTATATCTACTCCTCTGCCATCAACATTAAGTCATTCATATTCTTGATTTCTTTATCCGTTACATAAAAAAGCGAAATCACTAAACTCGCCACACTTACTAAAATAAAATTGATATTTATCGTACCAAAAAAATGAGGTAAAATACCACCAGTGAACGCGCCAAATGGTATCAAAATACTTAATAATCACTTGATGCTCATGAGTAGACAATTGGGGAATAAGCACACTCTCTGCAGGATAAATCACAGACGAAAATAGTGTAGACATACTTAACAATACGTACAAAATAAGCAAATGGTGATGATCTAATAAAAAATACAAAGACATCAGCACCACTATAAAAACTTGTGCAAGTGTACTGATACATAAGATTTTTTTAATATTGTACCTATCTAAAATGGGCCCTAAAAAGAACATGAATACATCAATAACCCCTACGATGACACCAATGATGCCCAAGTATAACGTGTTATGATAAGTAACAACAACATACCACGTTAATGAGATGAGTATGATACTATCTCCAATATTTGTTAGCACTCGTCCAAAAAGTAACTTGTGAACTTCTTTCATTTCACCCACTCCACATATTGTTCAATAAAACCTTTAATCCATCACTATTTGATTCTTCTTCCTTGTGCATCTAATTTAATAATTGGCTCATCCTTAGTATGTGTATAAGTCGCTACAATTTCACCTTCTTTATCTCTCAAATTGACATACCATTCATTTGATTTATTAAATCTCACATTGTCTAATAAATAGCGACTACTGTCATAATCGTGCCCTTCAAAGTCAGCAATCCGTTGATAAACTTGTGATCGCAAATGTGCCATTATACCTGGTTCCTCTTGTTGAGTTAAACTATTAATCTTTTCATCATCGTGTTCGAAACTTTCATCTACTATTTCTATGATATCTTCTAATTCCCTTAACGATTTGTACTTTTTATTCTTTTCATATAATGTTTTCAAATCAAGTTCCACACCATTTTTAAGAAGCTCTTGATAAGACGTGTAAATTTGGGTCCCCCCTAAAAATATTTTATCGTTGCTAATCCCAATCAAAGACTCAAAAATTGATTTTGGTGGATAAACTGAATAAATTTTCATATCTTTAGGCACACCAGAGAAGTGTTGAGTCGGCCACACATAAAGTTTGACTAATTGTCTCGGTTGCTTTTCATTTGGGATAACTCGATCGTAAAAACCTGTTAAGATTTCTTGTTTTGATAATGTATACTGTTCAGCTTCATCCGCAGAAAATGCGAGTGCAAGCTTCATTTTATCGGAAAGTTGGCTCACATCTTCTGTTTTTTGTTGTGTCACTTCTTTTTTCTTAGCATCACTTTTAGCATTATCACTTTTCTGCTGTTCCTCTTTTTTCATTTCCTTTTTATCTTGCTTTGTTTCACCTTGGCTTTGCTGACTGCTTCTTTCATGACTACAAGAGGTTGCAATTGTTAGTAGAACCCCCATTAAAACTAACCATTTCTTCATTAATGTCCTACACATTGAGTAAAAATTAAAACTTTATAACTCAATATTATCATTGTTGACAATGCATTTTAACCCTAATTCAATAAATGATACTTCTCATTGCGTGAAAATCAAATGTGTTAGCTGTTTTCATGATGATGTTTCTTTAAAAATTCAATTGAACAGATGTAATATTATCATTTCTATAAAAATAACCATAACCCGAGTAGAGTTATGGCTAGATCGCTACATTAATTATATAATGAACTGTCATTAATGTGAATAGCGTATAAAACGAATAGAAAAAGACCAAGAAATTAATTTCCAGAGTCTTTCTATATATAAGATTTATATTTATAGAATTTTAATCAATGAATCTATACTATTTTGACAATAGATTTGAAAGTCTTTTAATTTTTCTTTAAACCCTATTTGGAGACTATTATAATCATCCAAAGTACCTCCATGAAAAATTATTTTACGAGGTGTAAATTTATCAGTGATACTGATTCTTTCTGACAAATAATTTACGTAGTCTACTTGACTTTCATCTATTTGTCTAGGTCTACATTTCACTTCACTTACTAAGCCAAAATCAACATTTTCAAAATAAATATCTGATGTCTGTCTTCCATTTTTGACGATTAACGTTTCCTCTTCGTATGCGTTAAAATCCCAAATAAAACGATTATCTTTAAAATCATGAACAGTTCCAAATATCGATATGCACAAACCTTCCATCATAATTCCTCGAAGCTTACCTATACAGTCATTCTTTTGGTCATATAGCGACTTCATATCATCAATCAATTTTTCTAAAGTAACATAAACCTCATATAAAACCTTCTCTTCATATAATTTGAGGTTTTCAAATTTAGAATTATAACTTTCTAATGAGTTCACAAACGAAGCTTCTATCAGTTCTTTTACATTACGTATATACTCAGGTTTACTAGTAAAATTAATCAAGTCGTTGTTAATCAGCATACAGACTCTATTATAGACATTACTAAATAAATTTTTATTAATAGAGATTAGCTGATGCAGAATATTAATAAATGTGTCAATTTTTTCCATGAACAATTTAAATTTATGAACAGTAATATTATTCTTGTTAAATCTTCTATCTTTATACCTATTATTAGTTGATGCTTGAATTTTAATTTTATTCGTCATTTATTTTTGAGAGTTTACTTTTATCAAATGTAGGAAAGTCTACTTTACAATTAACAACATCTTTAATAATGGAGATAGATAAATTCTTAATACTTTCAGACATGGTAAAAAAAACAACTGGTTCGATGGAGTCTATTGAAAAATCACTAGTAATCGTTAATTTACTAGAATACAATGCTTTATATTCTAATTCTAATTTAAAATCTTCATTTTTTATAATAAACCTAATGAGTATAGGAATAGATTCATCTTCAAAATCGTCAGCCATTGGATAAATCTTAAATTCTATTTGATCAGAAGAAACTTTATAAGGGCTTTCAAAGTTAGTAGTATTTTCATCAATCTTACTTAAAGATACGGTGTTTAGATTATAGCTTTCTAGTTGAAATTTATGCTCTATCTCTCGAAAACTCAACATAAGACAACCTCTCTATTTTTACTATTAGTTTTTTTCATTAGTTCCACACCTTTAGAAAGATGATGTATCTGTTTCAAGTTAACTTCTTTAACGTTTCTCAAATAGTTTTCTATATCTGAAAATAAGTTTAATATATCGAGACAATTCTGATACTCGATTTCGTGAACATTATATCTTCTTTCTAATCTTTTGTTATAAAGAATAAAAAAAGAAACCTCAATATTTAAATACTTATCAACAACCATTTCTTTAATTTGATCATATAAGTATAAAAAACGAAATTTGAGCGATTGGCTAATTTCTGTTTCATTAAAAATACGTTTCATTTCAATCCATTGTATTTCTATTAACTCATTAAAATTATTTCTAAGTTCTTTCTTATTGCAATTGCTATACTTATTTTTAATGCTTTCAATGTTCAACATGATATTCACCCCTTTGCTGATCTTTATTGTGTAAATAGACATTTATCTCTCGAATTAACTCTAATCTCCATTTTAATAATGACATAAAATCCTTCTCGTATATATATATTAATATATACTATCTTTACTCTTTGTTAAAGATATTTATTGAGTGATAGGTATGTAAAAACCCCATACACCTCAATAGATGTACGGGGTTTGATAAATTGGCTTACGCTTCGTCTTTAACGAATGGTAATAATGCCATATGACGTGCACGTTTAATCGCTGTAGTCAACATACGTTGATATTTAGCTGAAGTTCCTGTTACACGACGTGGTAAAATTTTACCGCGTTCTGAGATAAAACGTTTTAATAACTCAGTATCTTTGTAGTCGATGTGTGTAATACCGTTTGCTGTGAAATAACAAACTTTTTTACGACGACGACCGCCTCTTCTTGGTCCACCTGCCATGATTTGTGCCTCCCTTACATTAAAGATTGTTTTCTATACGTTCAGATTGTCATTAGAATGGTAAATCATCATCGCTAATATCGATAGGTCCGTTCGCATTCGCAAATGGATTATCATTAGCTGGTTGATGATGATTGTTTTGATAAGACGAATTTTGACCTTGTTGTTGTCCACCGAATCCTTGGCCGTAGCTATCGAATTGATTACCTTGGTTTTGGTTCGCGTGACGTTGGTTTTGTGATTTTGGCTCAAGAAATTGAACACTATCACATACCACTTCAGTGACGAATACACGTCGGCCTTCTTGGTTTTCGTAACTGCGTGATTGTAAGCGACCGTCAACGCCAGCGAGACTTCCTTTGAATAAGAAGTTACTTACATTTTCTGCTTGTTTACGGAAAACAACACAGTTAATGAAGTCTGCTTCACGTTCCCCTTGCGCATTCGTAAATGTACGATTAACCGCTAAGGTAAATGTCGCTACACTTACGCCTGAGGGTGTCGTTCTGTATTCTGGATCTTTAGTTAAGCGACCTACTAATACGACTCTATTAAGCATTTACACGCCCCCAATTATTCTATTACTTGTTTTCGTCTTCACGGACAACGATGTAACGAATGATATCGTCATTGATTTTAGCTAAACGTTGGAATTCGTCAGTAGCTTTGTTGTTTTCAGACTGGATACGTACGATGTTGTAGTAACCATCTTTGAAGTCTTCAATTTCATAAGCTAAGCGACGTTTACCCCAGTCCTTAGTTTCTAACACCTCAGAACCTTCAGAAGCTAAAATTCCGTTAAAACGTTCAACTACTGCTTTACGTGCTTCTTCTTCAATGTTTGGACGCACGATGTACATTACTTCATATGTTCTCATTGTATATTGGCACCTCCTTATGGTCTATGCGGCTTATCAAAATTCAAATGATAAGCAAGGAATAATTTTCATTACTCACATTCAAAGATTGTATCATAGCCCCTTACAAATTACAATATCTTTCACGAATTCCTCAATCTAAATTGTTCGCTTGCCCCATTTGATTAGAACCCAATTAAAATTATAATAAATTAAAAATATTTCTTCTTAATCGAAATAAAAATTAAAATGAGACATACGTCATTCCATGATGTGTGCCTCATTTTTTATGTGCTATTTTGTTAACAGTTTGTCTGAATTAAATCGTTTCGAAATAGCTAAATAAACGATGATATCGACTACAATCAAAACAACGACGAGGATGATTGAAATCATAGGACCAAACAAAAATACGCCGTTTGCTTGAGAAATGATAAAGCCAATAATCGGTAATACTAAAATCATTGAAATGGATTGTGCTGATTTGCTTGTGTTCACCCTTTGCGACACAGCGACGACGAGTGAAATGGATAAAAACGTAATTAACGGCGCAATGAGGAAAGTAACCATGAGCCAGCTAAAATTCGGAAAAATCATCTCACCTAACACTTTGACGCCGTAAACATTAACGATAATGCCATAAATCAATACTGCAATCCAAGTGAGCAAAATCGACGGAATGCCTGAAACTAAAATCTTACCGAGCATCAATTCTTTATTCGTAATCGGCGTATAGAGGAGTCCTTCAATCGTTTTATGCTCTTTTTCACCCGTAAAGCTTGTTGTTGCTAACATACTGGACACAAATACCGGTATTAGGATGAAAAATGGAATAAAGAAATACATCAAGATTGCGTAAACCATCCCTTGATTACGGTCGATGGATTTCGGCAACACTTGGTCAGGCAACTGGTCAATGAACATACGTGCACCACCAATATAATCGACGACACTAAAACTGATATCACCAATAACTAGCGCTAACGGCAACACCAAGCTGAAAATAAATGGAACAATAAATACCGACACAAAAACACCGCGATCACTTCTAATGTCTAGAGCGTCTTTGTAAACAATTGTGAAGACATGTTTCATATTAATCACGTTGCACCACATCCATCTTCTTGAAATATAATTCTTTAATCGTATGTTGAACTTCAGTGACCGTATACACATCTAGTTGGTGTTCTGTAAACAGCTTAATCACCTGGGAAATATTTTCATAAGCCTCCACTTTCACACGGAGATACCCTTCTTTGTCACTATTTTCTTTGGCAACAAATGCCTGCTCATTTTCCAATAAAGCCAATGCACGAGTCACATCATTCACATGAATATCAAATTCAACTTGTGGCCACGCTTCACGTAACAAATCTTCTGCACGTCCCGAAACGATAAAACGGCCTTGATTCATCATAAAAATATGGTCAGCAATTTGTTCTAATCCTTGTAAATGGTGCGTACACATAAATACCGTCATTTGTTCCTCACGTACTTGCTGTTGTAAATATGTGTTCAGCGATTCAGAAGCTGATGGATCCAAACCAGACGTCGGTTCATCTAAAATTAATAGTTTTGGATGGTGAATGAGCGCTCGCATAATCGCTACTTTTTGTTTCAAGCCTTTACTCAATGTCCCAACTTTACTTTTTTTACGCTCAGTTAGCTCAAAATAAGTTAATAACGCATCAATTCTGTCGTCAATCGCTGCTTTTGGCACATCGTAAAAACGCGCCCATATTTTTAAATTTTCATATACTGTTAGATTTTCATACAAATTCCCATCATTTTGCACACCCATTTGTTTACGCACACGTTCAAAATGGGGGTCTGTCGTCTTTACGCCAAACACTTCAATTTCACCATGTGTCGGTTGAAGTAAACCTGTCAATAACCGAACTGTCGTCGTTTTCCCTACTCCATTCGGCCCCAAAATCGCATTAATCGTTCCCGGCTTCAAAGTAAAAGAAATATCATTAATCACATTTTTACCATTTAGCGTCTTTTGTAGTTGGTTCACACGAACTAACATCGTCCTCACCTCTCTCATTGTTGTCTACTTTACACATTTTCACTTAAGCATATTTTACCACTTTTTTACATAATACATTATTTTTTATCGTTTTTACACAAAATTTTCAGAATACTATACATAGTTTAAAAATAACTTGTATCACAGAGAATTCCAAACTTTCTCATCAACTCGTGCGTGTTCGGAAATCTAAAACAATATATATTAACGAATCATATCCGCAAAAAAAGAGCTAAAATGCTGATCATCTCAACACCTTAGCTCTCTTTGTTATCTCCTACACATTAAAACGGAAATGCACGACATCTCCATCTTGCATTACATAATCCTTACCTTCTAAACGCATTTTACCCGCTTCTTTCGCGCCTTGTTCACCGTTATGTGCAACGAAATCTTCATAGCTCGTCACTTCAGCACGAATGAAACCACGTTCAAAGTCTGTATGAATGATACCCGCACATTGTGGCGCCGTCATACCTTCCTTAAACGTCCAAGCACGCACTTCTTGTACACCTGCTGTAAAGTACGTCGCCAATCCTAATAAATCATATGTTTTGCGGATTAAGCGGTTCAAACCAGGCTCTTCAATACCTAATTCTTCCAAAAACATCGCCTTATCTTCATCGTCTAATGTCGCAATCTCTTCCTCGATTTTTGCACTAATGACGATGACTTCTGAATCTTCTTGTGCAGCATACTCACGAATTGCTTTCACTTTATCGTTTTCTGCGTCATTAATTTCATCTTCACCGACGTTCGCGATATATAACATTGATTTTGAAGTTAACAATTGCGCTTGATTCACATATTTTTGATCTTCATCATTAAACTCTAAACTACGGACAGGTTGCCCATTTTCAAGTGTTTCTTTAATTCTTGTTAAAATGCGCACTTCATTCACGGCTGTTTTGTCTTTTTGTTTTGCCATTTTCTCTAGACGTGGCAAACGTTTTTCGACAGATTCTAAATCCGCTAATACTAACTCCATGTTGATGACTTCAATATCTTCAATCGGGTTCACGCGCCCTGCAACGTGTGTGACATTTTCATCGTCGAATGCACGCACAACTTGGCAAATCGCGTCAACTTCACGAATGTGTGATAAAAATTTGTTACCGAGACCTTCTCCTTTTGAAGCACCTTTCACGATACCGGCAATATCTGTAAATTCAAACGTTGTTGGTACAGTTCTTTTCGGATTTACGATTGCTTCTAATTGTGTTAAACGTGTATCAGGTACCTCAACGATTCCGACGTTTGGATCAATCGTTGCGAAAGGATAGTTTGCAGCAAGTGCACCTGCTTTTGTAATTGCGTTAAATAAAGTTGATTTTCCGACGTTAGGTAAGCCGACAATACCAGCTGTTAAAGCCATGTTTCATTCTCCTTCTCATTTGAACTCGCTTTTTCGAGTACTTTTTTTATTTTTTTGTTGAATGTTTGACGTGGTAACATAATACTGCGCTGACAATTTTCACATTTGATACGGATGTCCGCGCCCATACGAATGATTTTAAAGCGATTTGTTCCACATGCGTGTTGCTTCTTCATCTCTACTATATCATTTAATTCGTAATTTGAAGCCACTCAATTTCACCTCTATGCTTCCTTGTTTTGTTGTTCTTGATATAACTGGACAAGTGTCGGCATTGGTGCTTCAATACCTTCAGACTGTAGAAATTCTTTTAGCTCGCGGCGTAAAATACGTGAGCCACCAAAGCTTTCACCCGGCAACGTTTCACCCGCCACACGAATCATCACTTCATAGCTGTTGAATTTATCGACACCTAACACTTCAGGCGGTTCGATAAAAATATCATACTTTTTAGGAATCGTTTTTAAGAAGAGGTTCATTTTCTTCTCTACGTCGTCAATTTTCTCATGAATTGACACTGGAATATCAATAATAGATACACCATTCGTTACTGAGAAGTTGGTCACCTCGCTCATCGTCCCGTTTGGAATGATCGAGAGTTCACCTGTAAATGATAAAATGCGTGTCGAACGTAGACCAATCGATTTGACTGTCCCTTCCGCAATCGGTGCACTGTTGTTTTTAATGCTCACATAGTCCCCGACATCGAACTGATTTTCAAATATAATAAAAAATCCTGTTATGACGTCTTTCACGAGTGTTTGTGCACCAAAACCAATCGCTAAACCTACGACGCCGGCCCCTGCTAAAATACTTTCAACACTAATGCCAAATTTGCTCAATACGGTTGTCAAAGTAATAAACCATACGATGTAACCGACGACATTTTGAACGAGTGTAATTAATGTTTTTGATCTTTTCGCACGATTTGTTTTAGCTGAACGATTGTTGACTTTAAAAAATTGAGTGATGACTTTGTTTAAAATACGTACAACGATAAAAGCCACCAACACATATAATAAAACGATAATCAGTTTCGTTAAAAGGTTGGAATATGTTTCTGGATCTAATAACGGTTGAACCATACTTTTTAATACCGCTTCTAATTGATTCATAAGTAACTCCCTTCTCTATGCATAATCTTGAGTGATGTATGTTGATGCCCGTGCCCTTTTCGACATTACATGTTTTTAAGCAATTGAATCAGCCTGCGATAGTCATTTTCAGAGTGGAATGTAAAAGTAATCTCGCCTACATTTTTCTTCGTCGTAATTTCTACACTTGTGCCATATTGTTCTTTTAATTGTTGTTCATGTTGGCGAATCAGTGCAGGCTTTTTCGTCGTATGCTGTTGACGTGATATCGCTTGTTGCGTGCTACCTGTATGTTCAGCGACGCGTTGTTCCAAATATCTCACACTCCAAGACTCCCGGATGGCTAACTTTGCATATTGTATCATCGTTTCCGGTGTTTTGAGTGCGAGTAGTGTGCGTCCGTGTCCACCTGAAAGTTGGCCTTCTCGTATTAAAGTCCTAATCTTAACAGGTAACTTGAGCAGTCTCAACATATTCGCTACATACGGTCTTGATTTGCCTAACCGTGCTGCAACCTCTTGTTGTGTCAAATTCAAATGTTGCATCAGTTGTTGATAACTTTCTGCCTCTTCTAAAGCATTTAAATCTTCACGTTGCAAGTTTTCAATAATTGCCAGTTCCCGCATCTCACCATCTGAAAATGGTTTAACGATAGCTGGAATGTGCGTTAAGCCTGCCTCAAGACTTGCTCGATAACGGCGTTCACCCGCTACAATATGATACCCTTTGATCGCTTGCGTTACGATGATGGGCTGCAACACACCATGCTGTGCAATCGACTGCGCAAGTTCTGTTAACTTTTCAACATCAAACGTTTTGCGAGGTTGGTACGGATTCGGTCTAATTTCCGTCAATGCCAGTCGTTGAACTTGCTCGGCATCATTTTGTTGACTTTGCCATTTTTCGGTCACCCTTCTCACCAACCTTTCAAATTTTTTACCATTCCATTTTACTGTTTGCACCATTGAGACACAAGCTTTTCTCCATGATTTTGACAGACATGCAATTTCTTTCTCTTCTAAATTTTCAGAAAACACGTTGACAACCTTTTTGACATCGTGTAAAGTATGTTTTATCAAAGCACAACACAATATTCCTAAACACTGTAAAAAGGAAAGTAAAACGACCCCTGCATTTACAGAGAGCCTTCGTTCGCTGAGAGAAGGTATTGAAAGCACGTTTGAAAATGGCCTTGGAGTGTTGGTATCGATATGAGGTATCACCGGGTTCGCCCGTTATAGCGACTCAGTATTCACATTTTGTGGCACGGTAAAGTATTCCAAAGATATCCCTCACATTACATATCTATCATACCCTTTACCTCGCACACAATTTAGCGTACTGGAAGAGGTGATTTGAGCAATCATGTCACGAACAAAGGTGGTACCACGAACAAGCTTTCGTCCTTTATATCTAATGTCTTATTGGATCTAAAGGACGGAAGCTTTTTTATTTTTGAAGAGGAGGTTGAACTGATGAAAGAAACGACACTGGCACAAATTGCGTTGACTCAAGATGACACAGGCGCTATCGCAAATCCAATTTATCTCTCTACGGCATACCAACATGAAGGACTTGGACTATCAACTGGATTTGACTATACACGAACTAAAAACCCGACGCGACAAGTTTTTGAAGATGCTTTTGCACGACTTGA from Staphylococcus sp. MI 10-1553 carries:
- a CDS encoding helix-turn-helix domain-containing protein, encoding MENLYTLQFLYINRYKFLQGWSDYDERVLFSLIRYIIKGSGEFVINGERYYVQSGDILCIPQNAKLISKANASGIEFVSIRFRADIHKYGTFQTLLMVDLPTHIRFKEALTIRECRDLFLKMNILFSQNDVGQKYKLLGELYYLIGTLKSYIKSEEAIPYLYESAQQINNKDQRIIQAIEYMKNNLSTPYKISAMAKMVDLSESQFRLLFKNFTGKTPQTYIYEYKMNIAAELLLKSNLKINEIALQLGYEDANYFTRQFKQVYGLSPRAYRNYRN
- a CDS encoding MFS transporter, which gives rise to MKEVHKLLFGRVLTNIGDSIILISLTWYVVVTYHNTLYLGIIGVIVGVIDVFMFFLGPILDRYNIKKILCISTLAQVFIVVLMSLYFLLDHHHLLILYVLLSMSTLFSSVIYPAESVLIPQLSTHEHQVIIKYFDTIWRVHWWYFTSFFWYDKYQFYFSKCGEFSDFAFLCNG
- the rpsR gene encoding 30S ribosomal protein S18 codes for the protein MAGGPRRGGRRRKKVCYFTANGITHIDYKDTELLKRFISERGKILPRRVTGTSAKYQRMLTTAIKRARHMALLPFVKDEA
- the ssb gene encoding single-stranded DNA-binding protein yields the protein MLNRVVLVGRLTKDPEYRTTPSGVSVATFTLAVNRTFTNAQGEREADFINCVVFRKQAENVSNFLFKGSLAGVDGRLQSRSYENQEGRRVFVTEVVCDSVQFLEPKSQNQRHANQNQGNQFDSYGQGFGGQQQGQNSSYQNNHHQPANDNPFANANGPIDISDDDLPF
- the rpsF gene encoding 30S ribosomal protein S6, giving the protein MRTYEVMYIVRPNIEEEARKAVVERFNGILASEGSEVLETKDWGKRRLAYEIEDFKDGYYNIVRIQSENNKATDEFQRLAKINDDIIRYIVVREDENK
- a CDS encoding ABC transporter permease subunit, coding for MKHVFTIVYKDALDIRSDRGVFVSVFIVPFIFSLVLPLALVIGDISFSVVDYIGGARMFIDQLPDQVLPKSIDRNQGMVYAILMYFFIPFFILIPVFVSSMLATTSFTGEKEHKTIEGLLYTPITNKELMLGKILVSGIPSILLTWIAVLIYGIIVNVYGVKVLGEMIFPNFSWLMVTFLIAPLITFLSISLVVAVSQRVNTSKSAQSISMILVLPIIGFIISQANGVFLFGPMISIILVVVLIVVDIIVYLAISKRFNSDKLLTK
- a CDS encoding ABC transporter ATP-binding protein is translated as MLVRVNQLQKTLNGKNVINDISFTLKPGTINAILGPNGVGKTTTVRLLTGLLQPTHGEIEVFGVKTTDPHFERVRKQMGVQNDGNLYENLTVYENLKIWARFYDVPKAAIDDRIDALLTYFELTERKKSKVGTLSKGLKQKVAIMRALIHHPKLLILDEPTSGLDPSASESLNTYLQQQVREEQMTVFMCTHHLQGLEQIADHIFMMNQGRFIVSGRAEDLLREAWPQVEFDIHVNDVTRALALLENEQAFVAKENSDKEGYLRVKVEAYENISQVIKLFTEHQLDVYTVTEVQHTIKELYFKKMDVVQRD
- the ychF gene encoding redox-regulated ATPase YchF, whose translation is MALTAGIVGLPNVGKSTLFNAITKAGALAANYPFATIDPNVGIVEVPDTRLTQLEAIVNPKRTVPTTFEFTDIAGIVKGASKGEGLGNKFLSHIREVDAICQVVRAFDDENVTHVAGRVNPIEDIEVINMELVLADLESVEKRLPRLEKMAKQKDKTAVNEVRILTRIKETLENGQPVRSLEFNDEDQKYVNQAQLLTSKSMLYIANVGEDEINDAENDKVKAIREYAAQEDSEVIVISAKIEEEIATLDDEDKAMFLEELGIEEPGLNRLIRKTYDLLGLATYFTAGVQEVRAWTFKEGMTAPQCAGIIHTDFERGFIRAEVTSYEDFVAHNGEQGAKEAGKMRLEGKDYVMQDGDVVHFRFNV
- a CDS encoding DUF951 domain-containing protein; its protein translation is MASNYELNDIVEMKKQHACGTNRFKIIRMGADIRIKCENCQRSIMLPRQTFNKKIKKVLEKASSNEKENETWL
- a CDS encoding mechanosensitive ion channel family protein; this translates as MNQLEAVLKSMVQPLLDPETYSNLLTKLIIVLLYVLVAFIVVRILNKVITQFFKVNNRSAKTNRAKRSKTLITLVQNVVGYIVWFITLTTVLSKFGISVESILAGAGVVGLAIGFGAQTLVKDVITGFFIIFENQFDVGDYVSIKNNSAPIAEGTVKSIGLRSTRILSFTGELSIIPNGTMSEVTNFSVTNGVSIIDIPVSIHEKIDDVEKKMNLFLKTIPKKYDIFIEPPEVLGVDKFNSYEVMIRVAGETLPGESFGGSRILRRELKEFLQSEGIEAPMPTLVQLYQEQQNKEA
- a CDS encoding ParB/RepB/Spo0J family partition protein; protein product: MFSENLEEKEIACLSKSWRKACVSMVQTVKWNGKKFERLVRRVTEKWQSQQNDAEQVQRLALTEIRPNPYQPRKTFDVEKLTELAQSIAQHGVLQPIIVTQAIKGYHIVAGERRYRASLEAGLTHIPAIVKPFSDGEMRELAIIENLQREDLNALEEAESYQQLMQHLNLTQQEVAARLGKSRPYVANMLRLLKLPVKIRTLIREGQLSGGHGRTLLALKTPETMIQYAKLAIRESWSVRYLEQRVAEHTGSTQQAISRQQHTTKKPALIRQHEQQLKEQYGTSVEITTKKNVGEITFTFHSENDYRRLIQLLKNM